In a genomic window of Streptomyces katrae:
- a CDS encoding aminotransferase class V-fold PLP-dependent enzyme produces MSASLTAATTADARTAAADPCCAEPLAVLGRDVTVPLVTGGEVGYAALDYAASAPALQRVWDDVAAYAPYYGSVHRGAGYLSQLSTDLFEQSRATVAGFLDCRAGDQVVFTRSTTDSLNLLAAVLPADCQVFVFETEHHASLLPWRDAQVTCLDAPRTPAQAVATLERALADRNPYGPALVCVTGASNVTGELWPVKELAAAAHAHGARIVLDAAQLAPHHPVSVRELDVDWVAFSGHKLYAPFGSGVLAGRADWLQEAEPYLAGGGASRTVARREDGGVDVEWHTTAARHEAGSPNVIGVYSIASACRALQEAGFDGLVARERHLIAKVREGLAEVPEVRILSLFGDDAPRVGVISFVVEGWNSSHFAAALSAEYGIGVRDGLFCAHPLVRTLLGSEPQAQGECGAPEAAPGERSLNAIRVSFGAGTPDEHVDRFVRAVKELVTSGAKWQYRTEDGRCVPAV; encoded by the coding sequence ATGTCCGCATCCCTGACCGCCGCCACCACCGCCGACGCCCGCACCGCCGCCGCCGACCCCTGCTGTGCCGAGCCGCTGGCCGTCCTCGGCCGGGACGTCACCGTTCCGCTCGTCACCGGCGGCGAGGTCGGCTACGCGGCCCTGGACTACGCGGCCAGCGCCCCGGCGCTCCAGCGGGTCTGGGACGACGTGGCCGCGTACGCCCCGTACTACGGCAGCGTGCACCGCGGCGCCGGCTACCTCTCGCAGCTCTCCACCGACCTCTTCGAACAGAGCCGGGCCACCGTCGCCGGGTTCCTCGACTGCCGCGCGGGCGACCAGGTGGTCTTCACCCGGTCCACCACCGACTCCCTCAACCTGCTCGCCGCCGTCCTCCCGGCCGACTGCCAGGTCTTCGTCTTCGAGACCGAGCACCACGCCTCGCTGCTGCCCTGGCGCGACGCGCAGGTCACCTGCCTCGACGCCCCGCGCACCCCGGCCCAGGCCGTCGCCACCCTGGAGCGGGCGCTGGCCGACCGCAACCCCTACGGCCCGGCCCTGGTCTGCGTGACCGGCGCCTCCAACGTCACCGGTGAGCTGTGGCCGGTCAAGGAGCTGGCCGCCGCCGCGCACGCCCACGGCGCGCGGATCGTGCTGGACGCCGCCCAGCTGGCGCCCCACCACCCCGTCTCGGTGCGGGAGCTGGACGTGGACTGGGTGGCCTTCTCGGGGCACAAGCTGTACGCCCCCTTCGGCTCGGGTGTGCTGGCCGGGCGCGCGGACTGGCTCCAGGAGGCCGAGCCGTACCTCGCCGGGGGCGGCGCCTCCCGCACGGTGGCCCGCCGTGAGGACGGCGGCGTCGACGTCGAGTGGCACACCACCGCCGCCCGCCACGAGGCCGGCTCCCCGAACGTCATCGGCGTCTACTCCATCGCCTCCGCCTGCCGGGCACTGCAGGAGGCCGGCTTCGACGGCCTCGTCGCCCGCGAGCGGCACCTCATCGCCAAGGTCCGCGAGGGCCTGGCGGAGGTTCCCGAGGTCCGGATCCTGTCCCTCTTCGGGGACGACGCCCCGCGCGTCGGCGTCATCTCGTTCGTGGTCGAGGGCTGGAACAGCTCGCACTTCGCGGCGGCGCTGTCCGCGGAGTACGGCATCGGCGTCCGGGACGGCCTGTTCTGCGCCCACCCGCTGGTCCGCACCCTGCTCGGCAGCGAGCCGCAGGCCCAGGGCGAGTGCGGGGCGCCGGAGGCGGCGCCGGGGGAGAGGTCGCTGAACGCGATCCGGGTCAGCTTCGGGGCGGGTACCCCGGACGAGCACGTGGACCGCTTCGTGCGGGCGGTCAAGGAGCTGGTGACGTCCGGCGCGAAGTGGCAGTACCGCACGGAGGACGGCCGCTGCGTCCCCGCGGTGTAG
- the trpD gene encoding anthranilate phosphoribosyltransferase, with amino-acid sequence MNVATPAGGDSVAARSWPGILEALLEGRDLVADDTAWAMERIMLGEATDAQIAGFAVALRAKGETVQEYTGLVRTMYAHANLIEVPGRTVDIVGTGGDGAKTVNISTMSAIVAAGAGAKVVKHGNRAASSASGSSDVLEKLGVNLGLTPKRVAEVAEEAGITFCAAVVFHPALRYAASARRDLGVRTAFNGLGPLTNPARVTAQAVGVADGRLAPIMAGVLAERNTSALVFRGDDGLDELTTTGTSRVWWVRDGRITEHAFDPRDVGIDTVDISALRGGDPSYNADVARRLLAGETGPVRDAVLLNAASALVALDPGTGSLEEELSAGMARAAESIDSGAARAALERWVAASNA; translated from the coding sequence ATGAACGTTGCGACCCCGGCAGGCGGCGACAGCGTGGCGGCCCGCAGCTGGCCGGGCATTCTGGAGGCCCTGCTCGAAGGGCGGGACCTGGTGGCCGACGACACGGCCTGGGCCATGGAGCGGATCATGCTCGGCGAGGCCACCGACGCGCAGATCGCGGGCTTCGCGGTGGCCCTGCGGGCCAAGGGCGAGACCGTGCAGGAGTACACGGGCCTGGTCCGGACGATGTACGCACACGCCAACCTGATCGAGGTGCCCGGGCGGACCGTGGACATCGTCGGCACCGGCGGCGACGGCGCCAAGACCGTCAACATCTCCACCATGTCCGCCATCGTCGCCGCCGGCGCGGGCGCGAAGGTCGTCAAGCACGGCAACCGGGCCGCCTCCTCCGCCAGCGGCTCATCGGACGTCCTGGAGAAGCTCGGCGTCAACCTGGGCCTGACCCCGAAGCGGGTGGCGGAGGTCGCCGAGGAGGCCGGCATCACCTTCTGCGCGGCGGTCGTCTTCCACCCCGCCCTGCGGTACGCGGCCTCGGCCCGCCGCGACCTCGGAGTCCGCACCGCCTTCAACGGCCTCGGCCCGCTCACCAACCCGGCCCGGGTCACGGCCCAGGCGGTCGGCGTCGCGGACGGCCGGCTGGCCCCGATCATGGCCGGGGTCCTCGCCGAGCGGAACACCTCCGCCCTCGTCTTCCGCGGCGACGACGGCCTGGACGAGCTGACCACCACCGGCACCTCCCGGGTGTGGTGGGTGCGCGACGGCCGGATCACCGAGCACGCCTTCGACCCGCGCGACGTGGGCATCGACACCGTCGACATCTCCGCCCTGCGCGGCGGCGACCCCTCCTACAACGCCGACGTGGCCCGCCGGCTGCTGGCGGGGGAGACCGGCCCGGTGCGTGACGCCGTCCTGCTGAACGCGGCGTCTGCCCTGGTCGCCCTGGACCCGGGCACGGGCTCGCTGGAGGAGGAGCTGTCCGCGGGCATGGCCCGTGCGGCCGAATCCATCGACTCGGGCGCCGCCCGGGCCGCGCTGGAGCGCTGGGTGGCGGCCAGCAACGCCTGA
- a CDS encoding cytochrome b, translating to MSTATTTERKAPRGERVADWADGRLGIYSLAKANMRKIFPDHWSFMLGEICLYSFIIIILTGVYLTLFFHPSMNEVVYHGSYVPMQGVQMSEAFASTLDISFDVRGGLLIRQIHHWSALIFVAGMVVHMMRVFFTGAFRKPREINWIFGFLLLVLGMFTGFTGYSLPDDLLSGTGVRFMEGAILSVPIVGTYLSFFLFGGEFPGGDFVARFYSIHILLLPGIMMGLLVAHLILVFYHKHTQFAGPGKTNNNVVGMPLLPVYMAKAGGFFFLVFGVIAAIAALASINPIWALGPYRPDHVSTGAQPDWYMGMPEGLIRAMPGWEINLWGHTLVLGVFIPLLLFPLVLGAIAVWPFIESWVTGDKREHHILDRPRNVPTRTAFGAAWIAEYIVLLIGGGNDMFAQYFHLSINSITWFVRIGFFVVPVLVFIATKRICLGLQRRDHDKVLHGRETGIIKRLPHGEFVEVHEPLPQGKLHTLTAHEQYKPLELGPTVDENGVERKVTRGEKLRAKLSKGFYAEGNQIPKPTVEEYKEIQSGHGHH from the coding sequence ATGAGCACTGCCACCACCACCGAGCGCAAAGCGCCGCGCGGTGAGCGCGTAGCCGACTGGGCGGACGGCCGCCTGGGCATCTACAGCCTCGCCAAGGCGAACATGCGCAAGATCTTCCCGGACCACTGGTCCTTCATGCTGGGTGAGATCTGCCTCTACAGCTTCATCATCATCATCCTCACGGGTGTGTACCTGACGCTGTTCTTCCACCCGAGCATGAACGAGGTCGTGTACCACGGCTCGTACGTGCCGATGCAGGGCGTCCAGATGTCCGAGGCCTTCGCCTCGACCCTGGACATCAGCTTCGACGTCCGTGGCGGTCTGCTCATCCGGCAGATCCACCACTGGTCGGCGCTGATCTTCGTCGCCGGCATGGTCGTGCACATGATGCGCGTCTTCTTCACCGGCGCGTTCCGCAAGCCGCGCGAGATCAACTGGATCTTCGGCTTCCTGCTGCTGGTCCTCGGCATGTTCACCGGCTTCACCGGTTACTCCCTGCCGGACGACCTGCTCTCGGGCACCGGTGTCCGCTTCATGGAGGGCGCGATCCTGTCCGTGCCGATCGTCGGCACGTACCTGTCGTTCTTCCTCTTCGGCGGCGAGTTCCCCGGCGGCGACTTCGTCGCCCGGTTCTACTCGATCCACATCCTGCTGCTGCCCGGCATCATGATGGGCCTGCTGGTGGCCCACCTGATCCTGGTCTTCTACCACAAGCACACCCAGTTCGCGGGCCCCGGCAAGACGAACAACAACGTCGTCGGCATGCCGCTGCTGCCGGTCTACATGGCCAAGGCCGGAGGCTTCTTCTTCCTGGTCTTCGGTGTCATCGCGGCCATCGCGGCGCTCGCCTCGATCAACCCGATCTGGGCGCTGGGCCCGTACCGCCCGGACCACGTGTCCACCGGTGCGCAGCCCGACTGGTACATGGGTATGCCGGAAGGCCTGATCCGTGCCATGCCCGGCTGGGAGATCAACCTGTGGGGCCACACGCTCGTCCTGGGCGTGTTCATCCCGCTGCTGCTCTTCCCGCTGGTCCTCGGCGCGATCGCCGTCTGGCCGTTCATCGAGTCCTGGGTCACCGGCGACAAGCGCGAGCACCACATCCTGGACCGCCCGCGCAACGTCCCGACCCGTACGGCCTTCGGTGCCGCCTGGATCGCGGAGTACATCGTGCTCCTCATCGGCGGCGGCAACGACATGTTCGCCCAGTACTTCCACCTGTCGATCAACTCGATCACCTGGTTCGTCCGGATCGGCTTCTTCGTCGTCCCGGTCCTCGTCTTCATCGCCACCAAGCGGATCTGCCTCGGCCTCCAGCGCCGGGACCACGACAAGGTGCTGCACGGTCGCGAGACCGGCATCATCAAGCGTCTGCCGCACGGTGAGTTCGTCGAGGTCCACGAGCCGCTCCCGCAGGGCAAGCTGCACACGCTCACCGCGCACGAGCAGTACAAGCCGCTCGAGCTCGGCCCGACGGTCGACGAGAACGGTGTCGAGCGCAAGGTGACGCGCGGCGAGAAGCTGCGCGCGAAGCTCAGCAAGGGCTTCTACGCGGAGGGCAACCAGATTCCGAAGCCCACCGTCGAGGAGTACAAGGAGATCCAGTCCGGCCACGGCCACCACTGA
- a CDS encoding ubiquinol-cytochrome c reductase iron-sulfur subunit, which translates to MSSQDIPEDKHLPSEQGDAHHGAVAVADDPFADPGLPVHKPRIQDIDERAARRSERTVAMLFTLSMLATVGFIASYVSIPVEKIIYVFPIGKVSALNFALGLTLGVALFCIGAGAVHWARTLMSDVEVADDRHEIAAPADVKAKVMQDFADGANESGIARRPLIRNTLLGALALVPLSGVVLLRDLGTLPEDKLRKTMWAKGKLIINQNTMEPLRPEDVQVGSLTFAMPEGLEEDQHDFQNQIAKAALMLVRIKPEDIKDKQELEWSHEGIVAYSKICTHVGCPISLYEQQTHHVLCPCHQSTFDLSDGARVIFGPAGHALPQLRIGVNDEGFLEALGDFEEPVGPAFWERG; encoded by the coding sequence ATGAGTAGCCAAGACATTCCCGAAGACAAGCACCTGCCGAGCGAGCAGGGCGACGCGCACCACGGTGCCGTAGCGGTCGCGGACGACCCGTTCGCCGACCCGGGCCTGCCGGTCCACAAGCCGCGCATCCAGGACATCGACGAGCGGGCCGCCAGGCGGTCCGAGCGCACGGTCGCGATGCTGTTCACGCTGTCGATGCTGGCCACCGTCGGCTTCATCGCCTCGTACGTGTCCATCCCGGTCGAGAAGATCATCTACGTCTTCCCGATCGGCAAGGTCAGCGCGCTGAACTTCGCCCTGGGCCTGACCCTGGGCGTGGCCCTGTTCTGCATCGGCGCGGGCGCGGTCCACTGGGCCCGCACCCTGATGTCCGACGTCGAGGTCGCCGACGACCGCCACGAGATCGCGGCGCCGGCGGACGTCAAGGCCAAGGTCATGCAGGACTTCGCCGACGGTGCGAACGAGTCCGGCATCGCCCGCCGACCGCTGATCCGCAACACCCTGCTCGGTGCGCTGGCCCTCGTGCCGCTCTCCGGCGTGGTCCTGCTGCGCGACCTGGGCACGCTGCCCGAGGACAAGCTCCGCAAGACCATGTGGGCCAAGGGCAAGCTGATCATCAACCAGAACACCATGGAGCCGCTGCGCCCCGAGGACGTTCAGGTCGGTTCGCTGACCTTCGCCATGCCCGAGGGCCTGGAGGAGGACCAGCACGACTTCCAGAACCAGATCGCCAAGGCCGCCCTGATGCTCGTCCGGATCAAGCCGGAGGACATCAAGGACAAGCAGGAACTCGAGTGGTCCCACGAGGGCATCGTGGCCTACTCGAAGATCTGCACCCACGTCGGCTGCCCGATCAGCCTGTACGAGCAGCAGACGCACCACGTGCTCTGCCCGTGCCACCAGTCCACCTTCGACCTCTCCGACGGCGCCCGTGTCATCTTCGGCCCGGCCGGTCACGCGCTTCCGCAGCTGCGGATCGGCGTGAATGACGAAGGCTTCCTCGAAGCGCTCGGCGACTTCGAAGAGCCCGTCGGTCCTGCATTCTGGGAGCGCGGATGA
- a CDS encoding c-type cytochrome → MKKLSARRRHPLAAVVVLLFALAVTGGLYAAFAPAGKAQADETAQSLAIEEGKKLYAVGCASCHGTGGQGSSDGPSLVGVGSAAVDFQVSTGRMPAQQPGAQVPKKRNIYSQAQIDQLAAYIASLGAGPIAPTEKQYDPAGADIAAGGELFRNNCAQCHNFTGEGGALTNGKYAPNLEGVEPKHIYEAMLTGPQNMPSFPDSTMPEKQKKDIIAYLQNVNGEKSVSPGGLKLGGLGPVSEGLFGWIFGLGALIAVAVWVAAHTAKAKKS, encoded by the coding sequence GTGAAAAAGCTCTCCGCACGACGACGCCATCCGCTGGCGGCGGTCGTCGTTCTACTCTTCGCGCTGGCGGTCACTGGGGGGCTGTACGCCGCCTTCGCGCCCGCGGGCAAGGCGCAGGCCGATGAAACCGCCCAGTCCCTCGCCATCGAGGAGGGCAAGAAGCTCTACGCCGTGGGCTGCGCAAGCTGCCACGGAACCGGCGGTCAGGGTTCCTCTGACGGCCCGAGCCTGGTCGGCGTCGGCTCCGCGGCCGTCGACTTCCAGGTGAGCACGGGCCGCATGCCCGCCCAGCAGCCCGGCGCCCAGGTGCCGAAGAAGCGGAACATCTATTCCCAGGCCCAGATCGACCAGCTCGCGGCGTACATCGCCTCTCTCGGCGCCGGCCCGATCGCGCCGACCGAGAAGCAGTACGACCCGGCCGGTGCCGACATCGCCGCCGGTGGCGAGCTGTTCCGCAACAACTGCGCGCAGTGCCACAACTTCACCGGCGAGGGCGGCGCGCTGACGAACGGCAAGTACGCCCCGAACCTCGAGGGCGTCGAGCCGAAGCACATCTACGAGGCCATGCTCACCGGCCCGCAGAACATGCCCTCCTTCCCCGACAGCACGATGCCGGAGAAGCAGAAGAAGGACATCATCGCGTACCTCCAGAACGTGAACGGCGAGAAGTCGGTCAGCCCTGGCGGCCTGAAGCTCGGTGGCCTCGGCCCCGTCTCCGAGGGTCTGTTCGGCTGGATCTTCGGTCTGGGTGCGCTGATCGCTGTCGCCGTCTGGGTCGCGGCCCACACCGCTAAGGCCAAGAAGTCATGA
- a CDS encoding cytochrome c oxidase subunit 3 has translation MSVVATATTVDTGHAHPTVNRPNLVSVGTIIWLSSELMFFAALFAMYFTLRSVMGAEHWAEQAKALNLPFSATNTTILVLSSLTCQLGVFAAERGDVKKLRTWFIITFVMGAIFIGGQVFEYTELVKHEGLSLSSDPYGTVFYLTTGFHGLHVTGGLIAFLLVLGRTYAAKRFTHEQATSAIVVSYYWHFVDVVWIGLFATIYLIK, from the coding sequence ATGTCGGTCGTGGCGACAGCAACGACAGTAGATACCGGGCACGCGCACCCGACGGTCAACCGGCCGAACCTCGTCAGCGTCGGAACCATCATCTGGTTGAGTTCCGAGCTGATGTTCTTCGCGGCCCTCTTCGCGATGTACTTCACCCTGCGATCCGTGATGGGCGCCGAGCACTGGGCAGAACAGGCCAAGGCCTTGAACCTGCCCTTCTCGGCGACGAACACCACGATCCTGGTGCTCTCCTCGCTCACCTGCCAGCTCGGCGTGTTCGCCGCCGAGCGCGGTGACGTGAAGAAGCTCCGGACGTGGTTCATCATCACGTTCGTCATGGGTGCGATCTTCATTGGCGGCCAGGTGTTCGAGTACACCGAGCTGGTCAAGCACGAGGGCCTGAGCCTCTCGTCCGACCCGTACGGCACGGTGTTCTACCTGACCACCGGCTTCCACGGTCTGCACGTGACGGGCGGTCTCATCGCCTTCCTGCTGGTCCTCGGCCGGACGTACGCGGCCAAGAGGTTCACCCACGAACAGGCCACGTCGGCCATCGTCGTGTCCTACTACTGGCACTTCGTCGATGTCGTCTGGATCGGCCTCTTCGCGACGATCTACCTGATCAAGTAG
- a CDS encoding L,D-transpeptidase translates to MKHSPRLWTVLGCSLLVASLGAGATACGGSADNPLSARPYDAGDQVAFNQPPGSGRAADPDKPLEVTAKGTKSRITDVTAVDTHGRRLAGELSAKGDRWHSTSPMAAGVHYTVTVSTEDQHGAPGQRTLAFDTTPAKKVLKVEFGPDEGKYGVGQPITAELSEPVKDKAARALVERGLVIETPAPVEGAWHWVDDKNLHFRPKEYWPAHSWVSVRSNLEGVKIEDDLHGTASKPLKLEIGDRVEVTTDAAAHTLTFERNGEVINTIPVTTGKPGFSTRNGVKVVLGKQYFVQMRGDTVGIGGSEYYNLPVYYATRVTWSGEYVHAAPWSVGSQGYENVSHGCTGMSTGNAAWFYENITEGDVVRVINSIGEDMEPFGNGFGDWNLDWKEWREGSYLLKGTQEGRSPVDQARLRPTV, encoded by the coding sequence ATGAAGCACTCACCGCGTCTTTGGACGGTACTCGGCTGCTCCCTGCTGGTCGCGTCCCTCGGTGCCGGCGCCACCGCATGCGGGGGGTCCGCAGACAACCCGCTGTCCGCCCGCCCGTACGACGCGGGCGACCAGGTGGCCTTCAACCAGCCACCCGGCAGCGGCCGCGCCGCCGACCCCGACAAACCCCTCGAGGTCACCGCCAAGGGCACGAAGTCCCGTATCACCGACGTGACGGCCGTGGACACCCACGGACGCCGCCTGGCGGGCGAACTCTCCGCCAAGGGGGACCGCTGGCACAGCACCTCTCCCATGGCCGCCGGCGTCCACTACACGGTCACGGTGAGCACGGAGGACCAGCACGGGGCCCCCGGGCAGCGCACGCTGGCCTTCGACACCACCCCGGCCAAGAAGGTCCTCAAGGTCGAATTCGGCCCGGACGAGGGCAAATACGGGGTCGGGCAGCCCATCACGGCCGAACTCAGCGAACCGGTCAAGGACAAGGCCGCCCGCGCCCTCGTCGAACGGGGCCTGGTCATCGAGACCCCGGCCCCCGTCGAGGGCGCCTGGCACTGGGTGGACGACAAGAACCTGCACTTCCGCCCCAAGGAGTACTGGCCCGCCCACTCCTGGGTCTCCGTTCGGAGCAACCTGGAGGGCGTCAAGATCGAGGACGACCTCCACGGGACCGCGTCCAAGCCGCTCAAGCTGGAGATCGGCGACCGGGTGGAGGTCACCACCGACGCCGCCGCGCACACCCTCACGTTCGAGCGCAACGGAGAAGTGATCAACACCATTCCGGTGACCACCGGAAAGCCCGGCTTCTCCACCCGCAACGGGGTCAAGGTGGTGCTGGGCAAGCAGTACTTCGTCCAGATGCGCGGGGACACCGTCGGCATCGGCGGCAGCGAGTACTACAACCTGCCCGTCTACTACGCCACCCGCGTGACCTGGAGCGGCGAGTACGTGCACGCCGCGCCCTGGTCGGTCGGCTCCCAGGGCTACGAGAACGTCAGCCACGGGTGCACCGGCATGAGCACGGGCAACGCCGCCTGGTTCTACGAGAACATCACCGAGGGCGACGTCGTCCGGGTGATCAACAGCATCGGCGAGGACATGGAGCCCTTCGGCAACGGCTTCGGCGACTGGAACCTGGACTGGAAGGAGTGGCGCGAGGGCAGCTACCTCCTCAAGGGCACCCAGGAGGGCCGCAGCCCCGTCGACCAGGCCCGCCTGCGCCCCACGGTCTGA
- a CDS encoding cytochrome c oxidase subunit 4, with amino-acid sequence MKIQGKMFLWLSVFILVMTVVYGVWSKEPVGTTALALAFGLSAMIGYYLAFTARRVDEMAQDNLEADVADEAGELGFFSPHSWQPLSLGIGGALAFMGVIFGWWLMYFSAPIILIGLWGWVYEYYRGENQNQ; translated from the coding sequence GTGAAGATCCAGGGCAAGATGTTCCTCTGGCTCTCCGTCTTCATCCTGGTCATGACCGTCGTCTACGGCGTCTGGTCCAAGGAGCCGGTCGGAACCACCGCTCTCGCGCTGGCCTTCGGCCTGAGCGCCATGATCGGCTACTACCTGGCCTTCACGGCCCGGCGCGTGGACGAGATGGCCCAGGACAACCTGGAGGCCGACGTCGCCGACGAGGCGGGCGAGCTGGGGTTCTTCTCCCCGCACAGCTGGCAGCCGCTCTCGCTGGGCATCGGCGGCGCGCTCGCGTTCATGGGCGTCATCTTCGGCTGGTGGCTCATGTACTTCTCGGCCCCGATCATCCTGATCGGCCTGTGGGGCTGGGTGTACGAGTACTACCGCGGTGAGAACCAGAACCAGTAG
- the ctaD gene encoding cytochrome c oxidase subunit I — translation MSILNESQGAAADSYENELPVRRKQPGNVVVKWLTTTDHKTIGTMYLVTSFVFFLIGGILALFMRAELARPGTQIMSNEQFNQAFTMHGTIMLLMFATPLFAGFANWIMPLQIGAPDVAFPRLNMFAYWLYLFGSTIAVAGFVTPSGAADFGWFAYSPLSDAVRSPGIGADMWIMGLAFSGFGTILGSVNFITTIICMRAPGMTMFRMPIFTWNVLLTGVLVLLAFPVLAAALFALEADRKFGAHVFDAANGGALLWQHLFWFFGHPEVYIIALPFFGIVSEIIPVFSRKPMFGYIGLIAATIAIAGLSVTVWAHHMYVTGGVLLPFFSFMTFLIAVPTGVKFFNWIGTMWKGSLSFETPMLWTIGFLVTFTFGGLTGVILASPPMDFHVSDSYFVVAHFHYVVFGTVVFAMFAGFHFWWPKFTGKMLDERLGKITFWTLFIGFHGTFLVQHWLGAEGMPRRYADYLAADGFTTLNTISTISSFVLGLSFLPFMYNVWKTAKYGKKIEVDDPWGYGRSLEWATSCPPPRHNFLTLPRIRSESPAFDLHHPEIAALDHLEDHAPAKAVTGGKEAGK, via the coding sequence GTGAGCATCCTCAACGAATCCCAGGGTGCCGCCGCCGACTCGTATGAAAACGAGCTGCCGGTACGGCGCAAGCAGCCGGGCAACGTGGTCGTCAAGTGGCTCACCACCACCGACCACAAGACCATCGGCACGATGTACCTGGTCACGTCGTTCGTGTTCTTCCTGATCGGCGGCATCCTGGCGCTCTTCATGCGCGCCGAGCTGGCCCGTCCGGGCACGCAGATCATGTCGAACGAGCAGTTCAACCAGGCGTTCACCATGCATGGCACGATCATGCTGCTGATGTTCGCGACCCCGCTGTTCGCCGGTTTCGCCAACTGGATCATGCCGCTGCAGATCGGCGCGCCCGACGTGGCGTTCCCGCGGCTGAACATGTTCGCCTACTGGCTGTACCTCTTCGGTTCGACCATCGCGGTGGCCGGCTTCGTCACCCCTTCGGGTGCGGCCGACTTCGGCTGGTTCGCCTACTCCCCGCTGTCGGACGCCGTCCGCTCGCCGGGCATCGGCGCCGACATGTGGATCATGGGTCTGGCCTTCTCCGGCTTCGGTACGATCCTCGGCTCGGTCAACTTCATCACCACGATCATCTGCATGCGCGCTCCGGGCATGACGATGTTCCGCATGCCGATCTTCACCTGGAACGTGCTGCTGACCGGTGTCCTGGTCCTGCTGGCCTTCCCGGTCCTGGCCGCCGCGCTCTTCGCGCTGGAGGCCGACCGCAAGTTCGGTGCGCACGTGTTCGACGCGGCCAACGGCGGCGCCTTGCTGTGGCAACACCTCTTCTGGTTCTTCGGACACCCAGAGGTGTACATCATCGCGCTACCGTTCTTCGGCATCGTCTCCGAGATCATCCCGGTCTTCTCCCGCAAGCCGATGTTCGGCTACATCGGCCTGATCGCCGCGACGATCGCGATCGCCGGCCTCTCGGTGACCGTGTGGGCCCACCACATGTACGTCACCGGCGGTGTGCTGCTGCCGTTCTTCTCCTTCATGACCTTCCTGATCGCGGTCCCGACCGGTGTGAAGTTCTTCAACTGGATCGGCACCATGTGGAAGGGCTCGCTGTCCTTCGAGACCCCGATGCTCTGGACGATCGGCTTCCTGGTCACCTTCACCTTCGGTGGTCTGACCGGCGTCATCCTGGCCTCGCCCCCGATGGACTTCCACGTCTCCGACTCGTACTTCGTCGTCGCGCACTTCCACTACGTCGTCTTCGGCACCGTGGTGTTCGCGATGTTCGCCGGCTTCCACTTCTGGTGGCCGAAGTTCACGGGCAAGATGCTGGACGAGCGCCTCGGCAAGATCACCTTCTGGACGCTGTTCATCGGCTTCCACGGCACGTTCCTGGTCCAGCACTGGCTGGGTGCCGAGGGCATGCCGCGCCGCTACGCGGACTACCTCGCCGCCGACGGCTTCACCACGCTGAACACGATCTCGACGATCAGCTCCTTCGTCCTCGGCCTCTCCTTCCTGCCGTTCATGTACAACGTCTGGAAGACCGCCAAGTACGGCAAGAAGATCGAGGTCGACGACCCGTGGGGCTACGGCCGTTCGCTCGAGTGGGCGACCTCCTGCCCGCCGCCGCGGCACAACTTCCTCACCCTGCCGCGCATCCGCAGTGAATCGCCGGCGTTCGACCTGCACCACCCGGAGATCGCGGCCCTCGACCACCTCGAGGACCACGCCCCGGCGAAGGCCGTCACCGGTGGCAAGGAGGCCGGCAAGTGA